In Sciurus carolinensis unplaced genomic scaffold, mSciCar1.2, whole genome shotgun sequence, a single genomic region encodes these proteins:
- the LOC124975508 gene encoding olfactory receptor 13A1-like gives MKLWVKILLIVPEHPLHPGTMGNQTMVTEFILQGFSEHPEHHVLLFSCFLSLYSVALTGNVLIILTITFNPGLHTPMYFFLFNLATMDIICTSSIMPKALEGLVSEKSFISYGGCMAQLYFLTWSASSELLLLTVMAYDRYAAICHPLHYSTKMSKAFCSMLATGVWVLCAFNSALNTGLMLRLNFCGPNVITHFFCEAPPLLLLSCSSTYVNSVMIVLADAFYGILNFLMTLVSYGFIISSILKMRTSEGKQKAFSTCSSHLIVVCMYYTAVFYAYISPVSSYSAEKSKVAGVLYTMLSPTLNPLIYTLRNKEVKAAVAKFFPFFRS, from the coding sequence ATGAAACTGTGGGTGAAGATTCTCCTGATAGTCCCAGAACACCCTCTCCACCCAGGGACCATGGGTAACCAGACAATGGTAACAGAGTTTATCCTGCAGGGCTTCTCAGAGCACCCAGAACACCACGTGCTCTTATTCAGTTGTTTTCTCTCCCTCTACTCAGTGGCCCTCACAGGGAACGTCCTCATCATCTTGACCATCACCTTCAACCCTGGGCTCCAtacccccatgtactttttcctgttCAACTTGGCTACTATGGACATTATCTGTACCTCCTCCATCATGCCCAAGGCACTGGAGGGTCTGGTGTCAGAGAAGAGCTTCATATCCTACGGGGGCTGCATGGCACAGCTCTATTTCCTCACATGGTCTGCATCCTCAGAGCTGCTGCTCCTCActgtcatggcctatgaccggtaTGCAGCCATCTGCCACCCACTGCATTACAGCACCAAGATGAGCAAGGCATTCTGCAGCATGCTGGCCACCGGAGTGTGGGTGCTCTGTGCCTTCAACTCAGCCCTCAACACAGGGCTGATGCTGCGTTTGAATTTCTGTGGCCCTAATGTCATTACCCATTTCTTCTGTGAGGCTCCTCCTCTGCTGCTTCTCTCCTGCAGCTCCACCTATGTGAACAGTGTCATGATTGTCCTGGCTGATGCCTTTTATGGCATACTAAACTTCCTCATGACCCTCGTGTCCTATGGGTTCATCATTTCTAGCATCCTGAAGATGAGGACTTCAGAGGGGAAAcagaaagccttctccacctgctcctcccacctcatTGTGGTGTGCATGTATTACACCGCTGTCTTCTATGCCTACATAAGCCCTGTCTCCAGCTACAGTGCAGAGAAGAGCAAGGTGGCTGGTGTGCTATACACTATGTTGAGTCCTACCCTCAACCCCCTCATCTATACTTTGAGAAACAAGGAGGTCAAAGCAGCTGTTGCCAAGTTCTTCCCCTTCTTCAGAAGTTAG